Genomic window (Macaca thibetana thibetana isolate TM-01 chromosome 6, ASM2454274v1, whole genome shotgun sequence):
AGGAAGCAAATGGCTGTAAGTTAATAGCAGCAACTTCTACAGATCAAGTAGAGAACGGTACTTCATTGACGAAGTACAGTCTTcaactcagaattttatttttgtctgtggatttaaaaagctgaaatatATTTCGCTCTCAAACTAAGTATTGCCACAAATACtttaataaaatggaaaggatGAAAAGGAGGAATGCTCAGACCAGCCTTCTGgttgtaatttttgtaattttcggctcttttctacaaatatttacaaatatatttttcatgagTAGATTAAAGGAGGAAATTTTGTTTCCCAGGCTTTTTAGGTCCTGAAATAGTCATTACTaactcttttttcctccttaaatTTTCCTTGAGTTGTTACtaacttttatttcaaatgaCCTCTCTGCACTGCCCAGCATGGGTTCcagttttgtatatatttgtatgtgatTTTCCTTTTAGCGGAGATCCAGCACTGTTTGGTCAACGCTGGCGATGTGGGGTGTGGCGTGTTTGAATGTTTCGAGAACAATTCTTGTGAGATTCGGGGCTTACATGGGATTTGCATGACTTTTCTGCACAACGCTGGAAAATTTGATGCCCAGGTAAAAATCCATCCAGAGCATGAAGAATGTTTGGGGTGAGCGTACATGATTGAAATGTTCATTGGAAACCCTTGTTAACCAACTTCCTTTGCTGTTCCTTGTGGTGTGTTTTAGTGCTTGCAAGCGACAGTCTAGGTATAAAACATTATTCCAGTGTCTCCCCTCTGCACTCATAAACTGTGTCTACACAGGCAGAGTGGACTGGAGACCAAtgtcttaataaataataaacacctTGTAAGGGGACATGCTGTGTCTGGCCACCCAGAACTCAGTCTCCAAAGCCCATTGCATGAGAGGTAGGGGCAAGAACCCCTAATTATACATTTCAGAAGCCATTTTCACCTACTAGGGAAATGAGACACAAAGTGTGTAGAAATCCAtcatgtggtgtgtgtgcaggcaACCCAAATAACTCAGGACCTCCGAAAGAGCAGACTTCTATTCCTCCTGAGTAGCAGATCCTTCTCTCCCAACCTGTCAGGTCAAAACCCTGATCGAGTCCTTCAATTCCACACTTTCCTTTTGCTCTATATAATAAATATAGTCAGGGCCTGACCCACTTCGGTTATCCCAGGGTCCCAAGGGCAACGTGGAGTTGCTGCTCAGGGCAAGGCAGGAACACAACAAGCAACCTATGGCTCCAGTGCCAACAACGCAAATTCATTTTTAGATGGCATGTGGCTTCAGACTCACCTTCTTCGTGTTCTCCCTGGCCACTTATATGTCCTGTTGAAATGCCCTGTTACTATATCTCAGAAACCTCTCTCCTGGTTCATTGGAGAGCAATGCCAACATTTGGAGGTGGCCATCAGTTTAGGTGAGATTTATGGATGTCACCAGTCCCCATCCACTGACATACAGTAGTGAGCCTGACAAAGCAGTGCCTGGGAACAAGGAGGGGAGGTGATGACGGGGCAGGCAGCCTAAACTGCAGAGGATGTGCAGTGGCCAGAGGGGAAACTGAAACCAGGGAAGGAAAGAGGTAGAACTTTGAACTCCTTGAGGCTCCCTAATAAAGCATCACTCTGGATTAACGGGAATTAGGAAACGTAATAGGAAATCCGGAGGAAAGACGTGTATTTAAGGGCAATCCCACAGGATGTCAGGGAAGAATACCAAGAACAGATTGCCACAGCCCTCGCATAAAttcatcttcctctttttttctcaacCAACAGGAATATGTTCTCAAGTTAGAGGCATCCCTTTCAAGTCGATGCTCAGCACATAACTGCTTAATAAACGGGCACACCCTGCCCTCCATTCCGTTTGGCTCTGGCTGGAGAGTCAAAAGAGAGGGGGCCACGGGGAGGGTGCTCAGGCCACATGGTTTTTCAGAGATCAGATGCTATCTGTAGACATTTCTATGGCTGCTAAAGAGAGAACCAAAATAAATGTGCTGGCTAGCTTCCCACTTCCAACCTAAACCCATTTACTTTCTCAACTCAGTGACTTCCGGGTCTGTCTAAAAACAGAGGGGTGACCTCTCAGAGGACAGCTCGTTTCTATAGTAATGTGGGGTGCGGGGATTCCTGGGTAGGCATCCCACAATGCCTCCGGGCCGCAGGAGGTTGATAAGGGAGCAGCACCGAGCTTGCCTCCACACCCCCAACAGCTGTCTCCTTTCTAGGATAAGCACAATCAAACGGGGTTGCCAGGAAAGAGAACTGCAGGCCAGATGTATGCCTGGCTGCCTTCGCCACTCCGAGGCAGGGAGTGTGGGGGAGGGGCCGCCAGTGCGGCAGTTCAGACTCCAGATGCTGCCAGGCAGGGTGCCAGGCCAGCCTTTTAGAGGCAATAATCCGAACAGTTTAAAGGAGTAGAGtcattttcaaaaaggaaaagaacgcTCTTCCTGGTAGGGTAGGAGGAGACAAGGGTATGGATTTGGGGCGTGGGAGGCACTGAGGCAGAAAGGGAGGCACAGTCAGCAGTCAATCTTGGTGTCGCCCCTGGAatcaagagagaaaggaaaagtgtGAGATTTGGACATGCAGGCACCTTCCACCCAGGGGAAACTGCTTGTGAGAACCGTGAAGGATTTATGGATTTGTGTCTGGCCAAATTCCGTTTGTGTTCCAGAAAAGTTGTCACCAAACAACCAGCACTGGGCTACCTGAGAGACACATAGCCACGGAAGCCCCCGTTGGAGGGAAACTCACAGAGTagctggggaggaaggaggaagatgtGTTAGTCTACAGAATGAACATCCCTTGTTGCCAAGTGCTGGGGGTGTCATGTCACTCTGGACATGCCTCCTGATGTGGCATTGCCTGTCACCTGGGAGGACATCCGTCTCTGGTGGGGCCTTGGGGTTCTGATGTCAGGAATATCCTGTGTAAGCCCAAGAAGGGCTGAAATGTCCAAGTGTGTAATGAGGTCTCCTGCTTTCtgcccctctctcccttccccggCCTGTGTGTTCTCAGGGCAAGTCATTCATCAAAGACGCCTTGAAATGTAAGGCCCATGCTCTGCGGCACAGGTTCGGCTGCATAAGCCGGAAGTGCCCAGCCATCAGGGAAATGGTGTTCCAGTTGCAGCGGGAATGCTACCTCAAGCACGACCTGTGCGCGGCTGCCCAGGAGAACACGCGGGTGATAGTGGAGATGATCCATTTCAAGGACTTGCTGCTGCACGAGTGAGTACTGCCCCACAGAGGGCCTGGGGTGGAAGGGCCACACCAAGGACGGCAAGGTGTATGGGAGGAGAGCCACGTTGCTTCTACAGGTTGAATGCCTGTCAAATGGAGGTTTCCATTTACTTCAGAAAGCTACCCTGACTCTCCTAAAAGGCCCCTTTCCTGCTGCTTTCAGGAAAAGAGAGAATTCCCTCATCAGTCTCAAAACCACGAGCAACAGAAATGGAAATCGTTTTGCTAAGAATGAAATGTGTCAATTCAGAAATGCTCTTCATCTTCCCCTTAGCCAAGAACCCACTAGCTCTCAGAATATTCTGAGTAGCTGTAGAGGTGTCCTTACCAACAGCAGATTGCTAATAACATTGGTTGAATATTtaccaagtgccaggcactgggctaagaGCTCCTTGTGAATTTTTCActtgatcctcacaacagcccttgtcacctccatttgacagatgagaaaactgagactcactAAGGCGAAGCTCACACAGCTAGTGACAGGCAAAGCCAGGCTTGGGACCTGGCTCCAGTCTGCTgagcagtctggctccagaaccTATACTCTCAAATGCCAAAAACAGAGCTATAGATGCTTTTCCTGCCCCCTTAAGTTTCCTTTCCCTTAGAAGGTTGAGTTCACCTTCTCTAATACATTAGTACTctctcagaaaaatgcaaaacaaatgcCAAAAACTTTAATCAGCTAAACACTTTTATGCCAAAACAAGGAAATGTGAACTTACTTATTTCAATACTTGAAATTCAATGATAAAATCAGGATGCATCATTCCTTACAAAATATTTCTGCTGTAGGATCCTAAATTTTGCAGCATGGTAAAGCACGTTGGTATACAATTGTTCCTAACATGAGGCAGGGCCAGGAGCccctaaagataattttttttttaatattgacaaTGGCTCTTTCCTCAGAGACACAGGGCAGAAAGAAAGCCACTAGCCAAGCAGTTTCGTACAAGTCATTACCAGTTTGATGGCACTGTTGGTCTCTCCATGGTGACTCATTGAGCCAAATCAGTATAATTTTATGAACTCTTGATCCTCAGTTTGTGCCACAACCTTCTTCCAGTTATGTCCCTACCACACCAACACCACTCAGACGACAGAGAACAACAACCACCTCCTGTCTCTTTCCACTTGGTTATAAGGTCATAGGCATCTTGCAACACCCTTGGTACAGTGTTAGAATCATACAATTCATGGCGAAACTCTGCAGGAAGCTCTtgccaaaagcaaaataatattgtattttccTTGAATTAGGCTAATgccttacaaaatattttttatccttcAAATATTTGTAAGGGAACAGTAGCAACCACAGCATCATCAACAACAATgacagctgtctttttttttttttttttaatgtgctaggCCCTTGACCGGGGCCTTTACATGGGTTATCTCATTTATCTTCCCCAAAGATGCTACAAGATAGAAATTACTATGCCCAAGAGGAGGAAAGTGAAGCTAAGACATTAGAGAACTCGCACTGAGGTTTGATTCCTGCTTTTAAGCTTCGGAATTGCTGGTATACATGACTCTAGCCAGTCGTCAGGAATAGACTTCAAACTCGCTCCCAGCCTATAATCTCCCTGCTAGACCAGAAAGGTCTCACAGCTCCCCACATGTGGTGGGCTTCTTGTCCTTTTATCAAATATATCCCCATTACACAAGGAGAACACTCtaaaatttccttccttcagGTGCCTCTGGAAGAGACAAATGCCCCCATGGCTAGGAAATGCCATGAGCTGCACTCACCTCCAGCCCTGTCCCCCATTAGAGAGAGTTTGCTGGCCTCAGGAATGGGTGGGTGATGGGGCCCATTCCTAGTTTATGAGGCTATAATGCATGCCTGGAGCACAGGAAGACTATCTTTCTTGGAGAAAAGTATTCTTTGGGAAAACTGAAGGTTGGAAGTCCCGCCCCCTCCCCTTAATTAAGTAGAAGGTAAAGCCTTCTTCTAGTGTCTCCTTCTTGGGAATGTGGCCCTCAGGGCCATGGTCTCCTCACACCATTCAGAATGAGCCTATGACCCCCTACCCCAGCCTGCTCTGGAAATGCAGGCAGCCCATATAAGAAGCCTGGTCACATGCTGTTCCTCTTGCTTTCCCCTAAGTCATCTCTAGGCAGGGGTCTCCACTAACTCCAGCTTCCCAAAAGCCCCCATTACCTTTCCTTCTGAAGCCATGATGTGACAGTGCATCGACTTGTACTTCTAGCTGAACTGCctgctttttagttttgtttttttttcaagcatCTTAACTGATTAAAGTATCTTATCAGTCCCCAAATATCAAGAAGGTCATTTCCGAATGTGTGGTATtggtcaaaaaaattaaaaaagagaactgaatttgcttttcactttagagatgaggaaatcacAGTCACCCCAGAATCTGCACCACCCCATCCTTCAACCCAACCCCCATCCACACCAGAACACTCACCCCCAATTAATGCTGCTCTTTTTAAGCTCTTCCTCTCTGCTCCCCTCACCCCTTCCTGCCCGCCCCACTTTCTGCATAGCATCTGTCTCCCCCTAGCTGCAGCCGGCCTGGCTTGACCCCCACTCGCCGTGTTGCTGGGTGCTGGCAGGCTCCAGGCACATCCCCctccaagtattttttaaaatcctttagcCTTGCTGACACCCAGTTGAACGAGCTGGACTTTGTCATTAGACACGGGCTGAGCTTGCAGCCTGAGAAGGCAACATGCCAGCTCGGAACACGGCTTAGATTAACTTGGTTCggcacacacacccctccccgcAGTTCACAGCTTCCTCCTGGAGAGAAAGAGGGCCAAGGGCAGGGGAGAGCATGGGCTCGTCCAGCCTTCTCAGATCCAGATCCACCTTGGGCTTCTGGGGGCTCATCTGGCAGACAGAACGCCCTGGCAGAGAAGGTGAAAGAGAGACAGTCTGTATATCCCCAAGACAGCCCTCCCCTTAATCTGGGGCAAGAAGCTTGAAGACAGCATCCAGTTAGTATCTCAGAAAGACAGACACTCACCCCTGCAGTGTGCTCATCTAGCCCTGGTGCCGTGGCAGGCACAGTCAGGTGCTAAAATCCCGTTGCTGCTTTAGCAGACACACTCAGTGAACTTGAGCTCCAGAGGCAGCTTCtagttttcaaaaaatagaaggaaacaaGCACTCGTGAAGCATTTCCCTCATATTGCCTCCTGCATGCCCACCTCAGGGCAGTCCAAGGAGACAGCGTTAGGTTGTCTTGCGTTGTCAGGGGCCGGCCTTAGAGGGTTTACAGCCCTTTGCCCAGCGACCATGCACAGACTTGCTGACTCCAAAGTCATCAAACTGGCCCTAAACAGCAGCTTGATCTCTATCAGCCAGAGCATTCCTCCTCTCTGCTCTGCTCTCAGccaagccctgggccctgaagcCCAGAAGCTTCCAAAAGCCACCTTCTCCCTGCTCTTCTCAGTTTTTACATCCATGAGATGAGGACAGTTCACTCAATTCCAGCTTGAGGACTAATTAATAAAAATGCAGTAAACTACTTCACACATCTCAAAATACAGTCTGCTCTTTCCACATAGCAACAGCTGCCAGCTTGCAAAGAAAAGGCTCCATGGGCTGTAACGCAGCCTCGCTGGTGGCCCAGGCTTAGGGAGGACAAATCAGGTTGCTCCTTGTTATGAATGACCTCACATTCCAGGGTGACTTCCCTGCTCAGGGTGATGGCCCAGAGCTGCAGTGCTTACGGTCAGATAAATCAGAACGTTTGCCAGCGAGGACTGCCTAGGAATGCTGGTTAGCCATGTGAAACATTCTATACCCCCCTTGGGGGGGTTTAAAGGCCAGTGAGAGGTTAAAATAAAAGCTCAGTGAGTGACCCATGAGAGCCCATTGCTGGGGACACTCCTTATCAGATGGACTTGTAAATATAAAAAGCAGATGCTCCTGCCTTCTGCACACCTTGTCCACCCCCTGGAGTAAATTCTTCCAGCAGTTTTCCTAAAGAACAGCCCAAGGCAACCGGAATGGCCTGAGCAACTGGCTCTGCCCTCCAGAACTAGGCGAGTTCGTTGCACAGCGAGCTGTCTCTCAATCCAAACACAGGGTCCCCTGACCGCCAGCCTTCAACTCCAATCTAAGGAAGCCCAGACTGAAAGAATAAAGATGCGTAGATGGCCACAGCTACTCCCCAGCCTCTGCTACTGAGAGAGGGAGTCACTGCATGCGCGGGCAATGACGTCCCAGGGAGGCggtcttcctccctcccacttcagctctTCCATACTCCTCCAGATGCAGAGGAAATGCATCCAATAACTTCCAAAAACACCCTTCTTCATCTTGAGCCTAAACCCGGGGCAAACACAAACATGGGGAAAATGGTTTCTTGGGAGCTTCTCACAGAAGGCACACGGCCCTAAACCTTCATGGTTTCCTCTTCCCTACCAAAAAGAATCTTCTGTTTGGGAGTCTATGTAAGGCCCTGCACCATTTGCCTAATTATGATTCCACTGGACCGCAGAGCCAACTCCACTCTAGCTGAAACTCACCTAGTTAGTGTAGCCTAAAGGCACCCAGAGCTCTCCTGCCATTATTCCCGCAGCCGCCCAGATTTCTCACCTTCCCCAGAGGGTCTTCCTTTTAGGGTCCTAAGCTCTCATCCTAAGAGCCATAAGCTCTTACCCTATGCACCTGTGAGCCTGGGACACAATGGCCACCCAATAAGTGTTGGTTGAGGCCAGTACTCCATAAACTACGAGAAAAGGCTTGAAGTCATTTGAGAGAGACCTTCCATTGAACCCAAGCCAAGCACCGGCCATGCCTCCTTCCCAGCATTGCCCCTACCCTCTGTGGTCCATTTGGGACTTGCTCCATTCccagcccctctctctctctctctctctctctctctctgctttcaaTCTTTAGACCCTACGTGGACCTCGTGAACTTGCTGCTGACCTGTGGGGAGGAGGTGAAGGAGGCCATCACCCACAGCGTGCAGGTTCAGTGTGAGCAGAACTGGGGAAGCCTGTGCTCCATCTTGAGCTTCTGCACCTCAGCCATCCAGAGGCCTCCCACGGCGCCCCCTGAGCGCCAGCCCCAGGTGGACAGAGCCAAGCTCTCCAGGGCCCACCACGGGGAAGCAGGACATCACCTCCCAGAACCCAGCAGTAGGGAGACTGGCCGAGGTGCCAAGGGTGAGCGAGGTAGCAAGAGCCACCCAAACGCCCATGCCCGGGGCAGAGTCGGGGGCCTTGGGGCTCAGGGACCTTCCGGCAGCAGTGAGTGGGAGGATGAACAGTCTGAGTATTCCGATATCCGGAGGTGAAATGAAAGGCCAGGCCGCGAAATCTTTCCTCCACGCCGTCCATTTTCTTATCTATGGACATTCCAAAACATTTACCATTAGAGAGGGGGGATGTCACACACAGGATTCTGTGGGGACTGTGGACTTCATCGAGGTGTGTGTTCGCGGAACGGACAGGTGAGATGGAGACCCCTGGGGCCGTGGGGTCTCGGGGGTGCCTGGTGAACTCTGCACTTACACGTACTCAAGGGAGCACGGCCGCGTTATCCTTGTACCTTTGTCTTCTTTCCATCTGTGGAGCCAGTGGGTGTCGGCCGCTCTGTTGTGGGGGAGGTGAACCAGGGAGGGGCAGGGTAAGGCAGGGCCCCCGGAGCTGGGCCACACAGTGGGTGCTGGGCCCCGCCCCGAAGCTTCTGGTGCAGCAGCGTCTGGTGCTGTCTCCACGGAAGTCAGGGCGGCTGGATTCCAGGACAGGagtgaatgtaaaaataaatatcgCTTAGAATGCAGGAGAAGGGTGGAGAGGAGGCAGGGGCCGAGGGGGTGCTTGGTGCCAAACTGAAATTCAGTTTCTTGTGTGGGACCTTGAGGTTCAGAGCtcttggcaggggtggggggaggagtgTCATTTCTATGTGTAATTTCTGAGCCATTGTTCTGTCTGGGCTGGGGGGGACACTGTCCAAGGGAGTGGCCCctataagtttatattttaaccaCTGCTTCAAATCTcgatttcacttttttatttatcCAGTTATATCTACATATCTGTCGTCTAAATAAATGGCTTTCAAACAAAGCAACTGGGTCATTAAAACCAGCTCAAaggggtttaaaaaaaatttaaaaaaaaaaaaaaaaaaaaaaacagcccatCCTTTGAGgctgattttgttgttgttgttgttaagttcTATTGTAAAAGCTATCAAACAGTGACATAGCCATACATCTGACTGCCTGATACGCACTCCTGCCCACTTGGGGGGAACCTTCCACCCAGAGGAAAATGCACACATGGGGAGTCCATTTGACAAATTTCCCTTAGGGTTTTGTTATCTCACCTTGACCCTCAGCCAAGACTGGTAAAGCTGTGTCCTGGCGATTCCAGGAGGCCCAGCTGGAAACCTGGCTTCTCCGTGTGAGAggatgggaaaggaaagaagagaatgaagaCTACTTAGTAATTCCCATCAGGAAATGCTGACCTTTTACATAAAATCGAGGAGACTGCTGAAAATCTCTAAGGAACAGGATTTTCCAGATCCTAATTGGAAATTTAGCAACAAGGAGAGGAGTCCAAGGGGACaaataaagacagagagaagagacagaaataaaattacgAGGAAAGGAGAGTGAGGATTTTCATTTAAAGTCTCAGCAGTGGGTTTCTTGGGTTATTTAAAACATCACCTAAATAGGCCTTTTCTTCCTAATAGGCCATCAAATTAAAGCCTATCCTTTCTCAAGCAGGAGCTGGTATTGTAGGGAGTGGCCTGGTATTCTGGGCTGGGCTCTTCTGGAGCAGGGGTCGGCAAACATTGtctgcaaagggccagatagtGAATCCAGTACTTTCAGTTTGGCGAGCCATGAGGTCTCTGTCGAAACTACTCCACTCTGCCGTCCTAGCACAAAGGCAGCCACAGACAACACACAAACGAGAGGGTTTGGCTCCCTTCCAGGAAGATTTATTTAACGGGCCCCCAGCTGAATTTCACTCACAGGACACAGTTCACTGATCTCTGTTCTAGTGAGTGGGCCAAAAAGCATATGCATCCTTATCTGTCAACTCATCAGCTCTTCCTCAAGGCAACCTGAAGCCAGACACCAAGAAACTAAGTGTATCTGCTCCAAAATGACTTGTTCCTGGAGAATGCCTTCAACCAAAACACAGCTAGTATTTCTATGACCCAAATCCAATCCCAGTCTTTCATGATCCATGCCGGGGTGGGGGAGAATcattggttgggggaggggaggaaaccccacctccaaccccCGCCACCGGTCCCCCCAGCACCCAGCAAGATCTGGGCCTGCAGAGAACAGAAGAGCTGGTGCACTTAATCCAGCTCTGCCCTTGTGGGGAGGAGGACCTGTGTGTCAGGCTCTGCCATGGGAACGCGTGTAAACCGTGGCCGTCTCCTGCAGTGAGCCACCGCAGCAGGCACGTTGACTGTTTTACTGACATCACTCAAAAGCCAAAGCAATAACATTCTCCCGCCTTGCTGAGTCAGCTGTTCATTTGTCCGCCAGCTCCTGGACTGGATGTGTGAAAGGCATCACTTTTCCATTTTCCTCCGtgtaaatgttttatgtgttCGCCTACTGATGTCCCATTTGTTGCTTCTAttgtaaatatttgtcatttgtatttattatctcTGTGTTTTCCCCCAAGGCATAAGATTGCTCACTATGTTCATTTGAACCCGTTGACTGATCTCTGTTGTATCTTTTTCACGCCACTGGTTTGTCTTCTTCTCAGAAGTCAGGTAGATGGCATTTCAATCCTGTCCCTCATGTTATTGGAAGCATACAATAGTATTTATTGCTCAGGGTCTTCTGCTCAAAACCGAGGAAGGTCCAAATTTCTGTAAGCATTGATTGAGACATTTGCACAATCTAACATGTAAGCAAAGTAGTCATTAAAAATACACCCTCTCCTTGGGCTTTATACTGCATACAAATTTACTCATGAGCCTTCCTTTGAGGAAGGATGTGGATCTCCAAATAAAGATTTAGTGTTTATTTTGAGCTCTGCATCTTAACAAGATGATCTGAACACCTCTCCTTTGTATCAATAAATAGCCCTGTTATTCTGAAAGGAGAGGACCAAGTATAGTAAAATGCTGACatctaaaactaaataaatagaaaacaccaGGCCACAACTAtagtcagacacacacacaaagggagaAATTTAAACTTGAACCAAGTAAAAGGCTTCACGGAAATAGCATGGAAAAACAATGCTTCCAGTGGCCACTTCCTAAGGAGGAACAACCCCGTCTGATCTCAGAATTGGCACCACGTGAGCTTGCTAAGTCATAATATCTGTTTCTGTTACGGATTTAGGCAACAGGACTTGTACATTGTCacattgcattatttttcttcaagcattaataaaagttttaaataaatggcTTCCACGTGAGTAGCGTCATTGTGTGAGAGGGTCATTGATGTCCAACGCTCAGGGGCACAGCTTTGAGCAAGTGGACTTGTATGTCAAGAGAATTCTATGCTTCTGCGGATGTTCAGCCTACAGGGAGAGAAGCCAGATGAAGAGGTCCACCCTAGGCTTCTCCTCCATCAGAGGGACTCTGTCCAAGCCCCTGCCTGAGTCACCCAGACAAGGAGGAGAATAAATTTCACGTAGTCGGCCTGGAAGTACCAGCCCCACACCCCATTAGGGAGGTCCTCAAGGCTCACTCTGGTCTCACCTTTGAGTCTCCCCTGTGGCTTGGCCTCCCCTACTCTCAGACTGAGCCTGCAGCAGGCACCACCAGTTTAACAGCTGAGTGGCCTGGCACACacaggggagcccactgcctcctccccagctctTGCTCACAACAGCAGAACAGAGCTAGAGCCCCTGGTTTACGCAATTTGTGCCACTGTTGGTGTACCTGCTACATGCCAGGCACCACAGTAGGCATTTTGCATGCGTTGTGTCATCCTCATTACATCCTACAAATAATAGGCATCATCCTCATtctacaggtgaagaaactgtggtacagCCTTGTCCCAAACTGTGTGGCTAGTGAGTGGGGTGGGGTCTGAAATCAAACTCAGATCAGGACTCCTATGCCCACACACCTTCCCCGACTTGAGGCCTAGAATCtccactttaattttatttttaagttaaaccCATCAgtgttattcctattttacacGAGGCTTGGAGAAAGAATAATTATACTCTTATATTTATAGTTCCAGGCCTCCAAGGAGTTCTGCTTCAAAACGGAAAGAAAAGTTAATGCTCTCACCTTTGCTCTCAGCAAAGACTCAAATTTTGGTTCTGATAaggaaagcaggagaatcatggaacctcctcatttttctttgcatgtggatatttttTATAAGGTTCTTATCATGCACCACTGGCAAAGCATTTAGGGAGCATCTGGCTTTCCTGAAACATGCAGCTGGCGCTTTCCTCACTAAACTCACCCCATCACCTTTCTGAGAAGCCAGGCTCCTCCAAACTCTTCACCAACATCATCAGCCTCATCGGGACAGTTGCAGGTTCCTGGGGACCCCTCATGTGCTCTATGCTTTGCCTGGTGCTTTAGGGATATTATTTCTGaaacccattttaaagataaagaaactgaggcttcatGGCATTTAATATGCCTGGAGCCAGTCACAAACTAGTGAGCTCTAGAGTCAGCATGCAAATGCACCCCTCCGCCTTGTCTTCTTG
Coding sequences:
- the STC2 gene encoding stanniocalcin-2, with the translated sequence MCAERLGHFMTLALVLATFDPARGTDATNPPEGPQDRSSQQKGRLSLQNTAEIQHCLVNAGDVGCGVFECFENNSCEIRGLHGICMTFLHNAGKFDAQGKSFIKDALKCKAHALRHRFGCISRKCPAIREMVFQLQRECYLKHDLCAAAQENTRVIVEMIHFKDLLLHEPYVDLVNLLLTCGEEVKEAITHSVQVQCEQNWGSLCSILSFCTSAIQRPPTAPPERQPQVDRAKLSRAHHGEAGHHLPEPSSRETGRGAKGERGSKSHPNAHARGRVGGLGAQGPSGSSEWEDEQSEYSDIRR